The Petrocella atlantisensis genome has a window encoding:
- the rlmD gene encoding 23S rRNA (uracil(1939)-C(5))-methyltransferase RlmD, with protein MNKKDVLEAYISRVEFPNKGIIEIGDYKVTVKNALPGQKVRAVVNKKRKNRIEARLLEVLEKAPTEILGACEVFGLCGGCLYQSLPYDEQLKLKVEQVQNLLKPLGIVDRYEGIISSPEIYEYRNKMEYSFGNAYIDGPLALGLHKRGSMYDIVNATECKIIHDDFNKVVQATLDLFTELDLPFYHKRTHEGYLRYLVVRRGVRSSQLQINLVTSSQLEPNLQLYVDKLRALDLDHEIKGIIHTITDQLSDAVKVDDMRILYGEEHIDESLLGLNFKISPFSFFQTNTLGAEKLYEVVRDYVGETKDKVIFDLYSGTGTITQMLAPVAKKTVGVEIVKEAVEAAKVNAKLNGLSNCEFIAGDVLTVIDELTDKPDTIVLDPPRDGIHPKAMPKIIDFGVDNIVYVSCKPTSLARDLALLMDAGYEVVKWSMVDMFPHTIHVETIVRLYRSNH; from the coding sequence ATGAATAAAAAAGACGTACTAGAAGCATACATCAGTAGAGTCGAATTCCCCAATAAAGGCATCATAGAGATTGGTGATTACAAAGTGACGGTAAAAAATGCCCTACCCGGACAAAAGGTACGTGCGGTCGTCAATAAAAAACGTAAAAATAGAATCGAAGCCAGACTTCTAGAAGTACTAGAGAAAGCACCTACAGAGATTCTTGGTGCTTGTGAAGTATTTGGATTATGTGGCGGTTGCCTGTATCAGTCTCTACCCTACGATGAACAACTGAAGTTAAAAGTGGAACAGGTTCAGAATCTCCTTAAGCCTCTAGGAATCGTAGATCGCTACGAAGGTATCATCTCAAGCCCAGAGATCTATGAATACCGAAATAAAATGGAATACTCCTTTGGGAATGCCTACATTGACGGTCCTTTAGCACTTGGTCTTCATAAGCGAGGCAGTATGTACGATATCGTAAACGCCACGGAATGTAAGATTATCCATGATGATTTTAACAAAGTTGTTCAGGCGACGCTGGACCTTTTTACAGAGTTAGATCTGCCTTTTTATCATAAACGTACCCATGAAGGTTATCTTAGGTATCTTGTTGTAAGACGTGGCGTAAGGTCCTCTCAACTACAGATTAACCTTGTCACTTCATCTCAATTAGAACCGAATCTGCAACTCTATGTGGATAAGCTAAGAGCCCTTGACCTGGACCATGAGATCAAAGGCATCATTCATACCATCACAGATCAACTCTCAGATGCGGTTAAGGTCGACGATATGAGAATTCTTTACGGCGAAGAACATATAGATGAAAGCCTCCTTGGACTGAACTTTAAGATATCTCCCTTTTCCTTTTTCCAAACCAATACCCTAGGTGCTGAGAAGCTTTACGAAGTGGTCAGGGATTATGTAGGAGAGACCAAAGACAAAGTCATATTCGACCTCTATTCAGGCACCGGCACCATCACACAGATGCTAGCACCGGTAGCCAAGAAAACAGTAGGCGTTGAGATTGTAAAAGAAGCCGTTGAAGCGGCCAAAGTCAATGCTAAGCTTAATGGTCTAAGTAACTGCGAGTTCATCGCCGGTGATGTATTGACGGTCATCGACGAACTAACAGACAAGCCAGACACCATCGTCCTAGACCCACCAAGAGACGGCATCCATCCCAAAGCCATGCCCAAGATCATCGACTTCGGTGTCGACAACATCGTCTACGTATCTTGCAAACCAACATCCCTAGCCAGAGATCTGGCACTACTCATGGATGCTGGTTATGAGGTGGTTAAGTGGAGTATGGTGGACATGTTCCCTCATACGATTCATGTCGAAACGATAGTACGACTATATCGCTCAAACCATTGA
- a CDS encoding ParB N-terminal domain-containing protein, with translation MDKSKTKKTESFASIFGDDYSASPPDKKEGAIELKLEQLVPFQNHPFKLYEGERFNEMIESIKNYGVIVPIVVRKKGLKYEILSGHNRANAAKEAGLETIPTVIKEGLTEEEAILIVTETNLMQRSFTDLVHSERATVIATRHNAMKNQGVRTDLLNEIERLSKASSGLISTSRPMGEKLKSDENLAKEFGVSPRNVSRYLRIYKLKDPLKQLVDEGKIAMRAGVDLSYLSAENQEMIEAIVSEDTFKVDMKKASIIRNYEEEGKLNWKTAKSIITGEALRDPNKQKLVKIQPKIISKYFSPSQEIKTIEKIIEKALEMYFQKQQESINLCEEEEGDEIGG, from the coding sequence ATGGATAAGAGCAAAACCAAAAAAACAGAAAGCTTTGCCTCAATTTTTGGTGATGACTATAGCGCATCACCACCGGATAAGAAGGAAGGCGCCATAGAACTAAAACTGGAGCAGTTGGTACCTTTTCAGAATCATCCTTTCAAGCTATATGAAGGGGAACGCTTCAATGAAATGATTGAAAGTATTAAGAATTATGGCGTGATCGTACCCATTGTGGTTCGGAAAAAGGGTTTGAAGTATGAAATCCTAAGTGGTCATAATAGAGCTAATGCAGCAAAAGAAGCAGGTCTAGAAACGATACCAACAGTCATCAAAGAAGGACTGACAGAAGAAGAAGCAATCCTTATAGTCACTGAAACAAATCTGATGCAGAGGTCCTTTACGGATCTGGTACATTCAGAGAGAGCGACGGTGATAGCTACCAGGCACAATGCAATGAAGAATCAAGGTGTGAGAACTGATCTATTAAATGAAATAGAAAGGTTATCTAAAGCAAGTTCGGGATTAATTTCAACTTCTCGCCCAATGGGCGAAAAGTTGAAATCTGATGAAAATTTAGCAAAAGAATTTGGAGTCTCACCCCGTAATGTTTCCAGATATTTGAGAATTTACAAACTAAAAGATCCCCTAAAACAATTGGTCGACGAAGGCAAAATCGCAATGCGAGCCGGAGTCGACCTTTCTTATTTATCAGCAGAAAATCAGGAAATGATTGAAGCTATTGTTTCAGAAGATACTTTTAAAGTGGATATGAAAAAAGCTTCCATCATAAGAAATTATGAAGAAGAAGGAAAGCTTAATTGGAAAACAGCAAAGTCCATTATCACCGGTGAAGCATTGAGGGATCCCAATAAGCAAAAACTCGTAAAGATTCAACCCAAGATCATCAGCAAATACTTTAGTCCAAGTCAAGAAATCAAGACGATTGAAAAAATCATTGAAAAAGCACTTGAAATGTATTTTCAAAAACAACAAGAATCTATAAATCTATGTGAAGAAGAAGAAGGGGATGAGATAGGTGGATAA
- a CDS encoding DUF6908 domain-containing protein: MDNSNPKLNKLEHQESSADGSNLLHENYLKLQKVAKDILSDRYYYLKLKAPGFMDLVIEKIWDNRISLSHYYQQNGDLMADPDMEIIVDHDSEMVKAATFKQDNLGIYQSAYQGDVLVDDKLVKELNDFLSQWLTNIMEQGHIPYSAYYSSEMSLVEGDVSFDEEGNEIVPDTIESDEMEI; encoded by the coding sequence GTGGATAACAGTAACCCAAAATTAAATAAGTTAGAACATCAAGAGTCATCTGCGGATGGCTCTAATTTATTGCATGAAAACTATTTGAAACTACAGAAGGTGGCCAAAGATATTCTATCGGATAGATATTACTATTTGAAGTTGAAGGCACCTGGATTTATGGACCTTGTGATAGAAAAGATTTGGGATAACAGAATTTCTTTATCCCACTACTATCAACAAAACGGTGATCTTATGGCAGATCCGGACATGGAAATCATTGTAGACCATGATAGTGAAATGGTAAAAGCGGCAACATTTAAACAAGATAACTTAGGCATTTATCAATCGGCTTATCAAGGGGATGTATTGGTGGATGATAAATTGGTAAAAGAATTAAATGATTTCTTAAGTCAATGGCTAACAAACATTATGGAACAAGGACATATCCCTTATTCGGCATATTATTCTTCCGAGATGTCTTTAGTCGAAGGAGATGTAAGCTTTGATGAAGAAGGAAATGAGATTGTACCGGATACCATTGAAAGCGATGAAATGGAAATATAG
- a CDS encoding DUF4366 domain-containing protein — protein MFEQLKKAESEKVQQLSDLLQRLDPRSGFMEKKKDYTWLIVLLTVVAVAGIAFAVYKFFFEYSDEFDYDDDEDFEDIDYDEDYDEEFETDEEE, from the coding sequence ATGTTTGAACAATTAAAAAAAGCAGAATCGGAAAAAGTACAACAACTGTCAGACTTATTACAAAGACTAGATCCAAGAAGTGGTTTTATGGAAAAAAAGAAAGACTACACTTGGTTAATCGTTCTACTTACCGTCGTAGCTGTAGCAGGCATTGCCTTCGCAGTGTACAAATTCTTCTTTGAATATAGTGATGAATTTGATTATGATGATGATGAAGACTTTGAAGACATCGATTATGATGAAGACTATGACGAAGAATTTGAGACAGACGAAGAAGAATAA
- a CDS encoding JAB domain-containing protein gives MATKQVYTDSFFESLNKLTGIPMRKIKDYAKENNPFNILEHPMVVEPNDRQLEKIGKLKEFLASYNVLKMTQENERIKFTSPQDAGKYFTSILGGMKDKERILVAFLDNSNSIIETKIISEGGINMSIVYPRDILKMAIANDCSNILMAHNHPGGSTNPSKEDIDLTQRIVNIFKPLDINVIDHIIVGGYSFSSMAENGILPSKSMDLANYQPINITRTNVLSEPYEAQKEVLANEEELEM, from the coding sequence ATGGCAACAAAGCAAGTCTATACAGATAGTTTTTTTGAAAGCCTAAATAAGCTAACCGGAATTCCTATGCGAAAGATTAAGGATTATGCCAAAGAAAACAATCCTTTTAACATTTTAGAACATCCTATGGTGGTTGAACCAAACGATAGGCAATTAGAAAAAATCGGGAAGCTTAAAGAATTCTTAGCCTCCTATAATGTCTTAAAAATGACCCAAGAGAATGAACGTATAAAATTCACATCACCCCAAGATGCCGGCAAGTATTTCACATCCATTCTAGGTGGGATGAAAGATAAAGAACGGATACTCGTAGCGTTTCTTGACAACAGCAACAGTATTATTGAAACAAAGATTATCTCGGAAGGTGGCATCAATATGTCCATAGTTTATCCAAGAGATATTCTTAAGATGGCCATTGCAAATGATTGTAGCAATATTTTAATGGCTCATAATCATCCAGGTGGTAGTACCAACCCCAGTAAAGAAGACATTGATTTGACCCAAAGAATTGTAAATATATTTAAGCCCTTAGACATTAATGTGATTGATCATATTATTGTTGGCGGCTACAGTTTTAGTTCTATGGCTGAAAATGGTATCTTGCCAAGTAAATCCATGGACTTGGCCAATTATCAACCCATTAACATCACAAGAACCAATGTACTATCAGAGCCATATGAAGCCCAAAAAGAAGTATTAGCCAATGAAGAAGAGTTGGAAATGTAG
- a CDS encoding DUF3991 and toprim domain-containing protein, translating to MGISQKKFSDEQIELASNINIIAYAQSRGYDLKRISNNTYKIPGYGGLLISGDGSKWNWFSQNKGGGIIQFVMEMEGKSWVETVGDLLGISGIELPTIPKVKSVETKGEMQLPKKNETYKHLFAYLIKSRNIETSVVTEFVDKKLIYEDQYKNCVFVGYDLEGKPAYASRRSSRTTGEDFRGDVRNSDKSIPFYYQGEGDTVCVFEAPIDLMSYLSLLKLHGIKNFSHHMISLGGISDKALDGFLKSQSDIEKIVLCLDNDVAGNTACQILNAKYKTNYEIVRHVPKGKDFNEELKNMKNAMIGMAREPPEDYKEFQDFEEEMEME from the coding sequence TTGGGAATAAGTCAAAAGAAATTCTCGGACGAACAAATTGAATTGGCAAGTAATATCAATATCATAGCCTATGCTCAGAGTAGAGGTTATGATTTGAAACGAATCTCCAATAATACCTATAAGATCCCTGGATATGGTGGTCTTTTAATTAGTGGTGATGGCAGCAAATGGAACTGGTTCTCTCAGAATAAAGGTGGTGGGATTATTCAGTTTGTCATGGAAATGGAAGGCAAATCTTGGGTTGAGACAGTCGGAGATCTACTGGGCATCTCGGGTATTGAACTACCAACCATACCAAAGGTAAAGTCTGTAGAAACTAAGGGAGAAATGCAGCTACCAAAGAAAAATGAAACCTATAAGCATCTGTTTGCCTATTTGATTAAGTCACGGAATATTGAAACGTCGGTTGTCACTGAATTTGTGGATAAAAAATTGATCTATGAGGACCAATATAAAAACTGTGTTTTCGTTGGTTATGACTTAGAGGGTAAACCTGCTTACGCAAGTAGACGTAGTTCAAGAACAACAGGTGAGGACTTCAGAGGCGATGTTAGGAACTCAGATAAGTCTATCCCCTTCTATTATCAAGGTGAAGGGGATACAGTCTGTGTCTTTGAAGCGCCAATTGATTTGATGAGCTATCTGTCACTTCTAAAACTACATGGTATTAAAAACTTTAGCCATCATATGATTTCTTTAGGAGGCATATCGGATAAAGCACTCGATGGATTTTTAAAAAGCCAAAGCGACATTGAAAAAATAGTGCTTTGCTTGGACAACGATGTAGCCGGTAATACAGCATGTCAGATCTTGAATGCAAAATACAAGACAAATTATGAGATTGTGCGACATGTACCAAAAGGGAAAGATTTTAATGAGGAGCTGAAAAATATGAAGAACGCGATGATCGGCATGGCACGGGAACCACCTGAAGACTATAAAGAGTTTCAAGACTTTGAGGAGGAGATGGAGATGGAATGA
- a CDS encoding tyrosine-type recombinase/integrase, with protein MQGKRDAVVLSLLYDTGARVQELVDLKVGDITLNDTVTVLLTGKGGKSRIVPVMTPTGELIRHYISGSGLTSPVYSRYPLFTNRSNKQLTRAGVTYILKKYAQQAQFHGIEGITGEITPHWLRHSKAMHLLQSGVNLVYIRDLLGHSDISTTEIYARADEKMKRKALTEAYDSPANEELPPWKQNKDLLDWLKSL; from the coding sequence ATTCAAGGGAAGCGTGATGCTGTTGTGTTATCTCTCTTATATGACACAGGAGCTCGGGTACAGGAACTTGTCGATCTTAAAGTTGGTGATATCACACTAAATGATACAGTCACTGTACTTCTGACTGGAAAAGGTGGAAAAAGTAGAATTGTTCCTGTTATGACACCGACTGGCGAGTTAATTCGTCACTATATATCTGGTTCAGGATTAACTTCACCGGTTTATAGTCGTTATCCTCTTTTTACCAACAGAAGTAATAAACAATTAACAAGGGCAGGAGTCACTTATATTCTAAAAAAGTATGCACAGCAAGCTCAATTTCATGGTATTGAAGGTATTACAGGTGAAATCACACCACACTGGTTGAGACACAGTAAGGCAATGCACTTACTTCAATCAGGGGTAAATCTTGTATATATCAGAGATTTGTTGGGGCACTCAGATATTTCAACGACTGAAATCTATGCTCGAGCAGATGAAAAAATGAAGAGAAAAGCCTTAACAGAAGCCTATGATAGTCCAGCTAATGAAGAACTGCCCCCTTGGAAACAAAACAAAGATTTACTTGATTGGCTAAAATCACTTTAG
- a CDS encoding tyrosine-type recombinase/integrase translates to MLQAVDETEPWEVAKNMHLALPVIFRILYGCGLRVSEVVHLKYKDVNLEDGILTIREAKTDKDRLIPLSDSVNQSCIDYAEKIWWEKDNEYFFLAPDRTMISTMTVYQRYRRYLDAAGISHGGKGKGPRLHDIRHTFAVHVLQKWIENEVDLSAMLPILSTYMGHTSVRATAKYLRLTAEVYPDLIKRVESSCAFVIPEVAYEGN, encoded by the coding sequence GTGCTTCAAGCCGTTGATGAGACAGAACCATGGGAAGTAGCTAAAAATATGCACTTGGCATTGCCTGTTATTTTTCGTATCTTATACGGATGTGGCCTTAGAGTATCAGAGGTTGTTCACTTAAAGTATAAAGATGTTAACCTAGAAGATGGTATCCTTACAATTCGTGAGGCAAAAACAGATAAGGATCGATTAATTCCGCTGTCTGATTCTGTTAACCAATCCTGCATTGACTACGCAGAAAAAATTTGGTGGGAGAAAGATAATGAGTATTTCTTTCTTGCACCGGATAGAACAATGATTAGTACGATGACTGTCTATCAAAGATACAGACGATATTTAGATGCAGCAGGAATTTCTCACGGTGGTAAAGGCAAAGGACCGCGCTTGCATGATATTAGGCATACTTTTGCTGTTCATGTTCTACAAAAATGGATTGAGAATGAAGTAGACCTCTCAGCTATGCTTCCAATTCTATCTACATATATGGGACATACATCAGTACGTGCTACAGCAAAATATCTACGCTTGACCGCTGAGGTGTATCCGGATTTAATAAAAAGAGTAGAATCATCCTGTGCATTCGTCATTCCAGAGGTAGCTTATGAAGGAAACTGA
- a CDS encoding helix-turn-helix domain-containing protein — MKKSMSEQIRLLLKRKNMTIKKLSTLLETSNQNMANKLRRDNFSMKELEAIADALDCEIYASFIEKNID, encoded by the coding sequence ATGAAAAAATCGATGTCCGAACAAATCCGGCTATTATTGAAAAGAAAAAATATGACAATCAAAAAACTAAGTACTCTTTTAGAAACTTCAAACCAAAATATGGCTAATAAATTGCGTAGAGATAATTTTTCGATGAAAGAATTAGAAGCAATCGCAGATGCTTTGGACTGTGAAATCTATGCTTCTTTTATAGAAAAGAATATTGATTGA
- a CDS encoding site-specific integrase, whose translation MKETDFAHYLTQFLMQYLPSQVGSKRNTQLSYRDSFSLLLRYCRDSEQLYPEKLTVSKVDRALIVRYLQWLEDERHCKATTRNQRLAAIHSFFSFLMVEEPQYIQQGQQILGIPMKRRIKDLFYTYH comes from the coding sequence ATGAAGGAAACTGATTTTGCTCATTATCTGACTCAGTTCTTAATGCAATATTTACCCAGTCAAGTGGGAAGCAAACGTAATACACAGCTATCTTACAGGGACTCTTTTTCTTTACTGCTTAGATACTGTCGAGATTCTGAACAACTTTATCCTGAAAAGCTTACAGTTTCGAAAGTGGATAGAGCGTTAATTGTTCGATATCTGCAATGGCTTGAAGATGAACGCCATTGTAAAGCTACAACTAGGAATCAAAGACTTGCTGCAATTCACTCTTTTTTTAGCTTTTTAATGGTTGAGGAACCACAGTACATTCAACAAGGGCAACAAATACTTGGAATACCAATGAAAAGACGGATAAAGGACCTCTTTTATACTTACCACTAG
- a CDS encoding tyrosine-type recombinase/integrase, with protein MSSKIEEKKWCATYSRSINAMSEYQLSGNVYLYLAMDKRTYSFPDGYKESAEAYLSYRSKTGIKDKTNRTFSLYLERFFAFLIRKNMVRIEQLAIKDVFSFMGSLSCYEKPTINHTMRAVRYYLKYCYECGFMKKEMFSKLPNPYYNRKSRLPSTYSAEEVKKLLSSIDLGNPCGIRDYAIILLIARLGLRSSDVANLRFTNIDWENELIRLTQMKTGNPLELPLLQDVGEAMIHYLKGARPKSESDHVFIRQVPPYTEFNPGAVGALVRYHLLKAVSILKGKRKARMYSATALPVVYWSMKFHYL; from the coding sequence ATGTCTTCCAAGATTGAAGAAAAGAAATGGTGTGCTACATATTCTCGAAGCATTAACGCCATGTCTGAATACCAGTTATCAGGTAATGTCTACCTATATTTAGCGATGGATAAAAGAACGTATTCATTCCCTGATGGATACAAAGAAAGTGCAGAAGCATACTTATCTTATAGAAGTAAAACAGGCATTAAAGACAAAACTAATCGAACGTTTAGTCTTTATCTTGAACGTTTCTTCGCATTCCTAATACGAAAAAATATGGTAAGAATAGAGCAGCTCGCAATAAAAGATGTATTTAGTTTTATGGGTTCCCTATCTTGTTATGAAAAACCAACGATTAACCATACCATGAGAGCGGTTCGCTATTATCTGAAGTATTGTTATGAATGTGGATTCATGAAAAAAGAAATGTTTTCTAAACTACCAAATCCTTATTACAACAGAAAAAGCCGTCTTCCGTCCACATACTCCGCTGAGGAAGTCAAAAAGTTACTTAGCTCCATTGATTTAGGTAATCCTTGTGGAATTCGTGACTATGCCATAATTCTATTAATTGCCAGACTTGGTCTACGTAGCAGTGATGTGGCAAATCTAAGATTCACCAACATAGATTGGGAAAATGAACTTATCCGGTTAACACAAATGAAAACAGGTAATCCCTTAGAGCTTCCACTTCTTCAAGATGTAGGAGAAGCTATGATCCATTATCTAAAAGGCGCACGACCAAAAAGTGAATCTGATCATGTTTTTATCAGGCAGGTACCGCCATACACAGAATTTAACCCAGGAGCTGTTGGTGCCCTAGTTCGATACCATCTTTTAAAAGCGGTATCCATCTTGAAGGGAAAAAGAAAGGCTCGCATGTACTCCGCCACAGCCTTGCCCGTCGTTTATTGGAGCATGAAATTCCACTACCTGTAA